The genomic window AAGCCGACCTGGCCGAACATCGGCCCGATGCCGCCCATCTGGAAATGCACCCACTGGATGGCCTGGTAGCGGCGTGCGGCGTCCTCCGGCAGAAGCTTGCCGGTCTTCTCGGCGAGGTATTGCAGGATCGCCCCGGATTCGAACAGCGGCAGCGGCCTGCCGCCGGGGCCGTTGGGATCGAGGATCGCCGGGATCTTGCCGTTCGGATTGAGCGAGAGGAATTCGGTCGTCTTCTGGTCGTCCTTGCCGAAATCGACGAGATGGACTTCGTAAGGCAATCCGATCTCCTCCAGCATGATCGAGACCTTGACGCCGTTCGGCGTCGGCAGCGAATAGAGCTGAAGCAGTTCGGGATGTTTCGCCGGCCAACGTTTGGTGATGGGAAAAGCAGATAGAGCTGACATCGCGACCTTTGATGCAAGGACTGAGGCGTGCTCAATCTAGGCAGGACGCCGTGCGGCGCAAGTCACTATTCGTCCCTGCGAGCCCTCGCTTATGGCGGCAGCGTTGCCATCGCCACGATCGGAGTCCTTGCGTCATGTTGCAGTCGGTACTCGATGAACCGTTGACCCGTGATCAACAGCAGAGCCGTAAAGGCAATCGCCAGCATCGCGGTCGCCAATTGGCAGACGTCGTACATGGTGTTTTGTCCCTCAACAGTCATTGGCCAACGACCGTTCAAGGACCATGTTCCTCGCCCACTTGAAAATATTGCCGCAGTTTCCCACTCTCCGAGACAAGGGTATCGCACTGTTCCAGCCGCCCGCGCAGGGACCATTGAGCCTTCCAAGCGTTATCGCCGGATGAGCATCGAGAAGCGCGCCCTGCTCGACCATGCTGAGCGGTGTCGCCGTGTCGCCGGCGAACTCGCGCATCACGCGGCCGCGCGGCGGTTGCAGTCAATGGCCGAGGAGTACGAGGAGAGAGCAGCAAGACTGGACGACGATGGCATTGATGTGAAGCAGAGCCATGCCCGTCGCTGCCACGCGGGAGACGGAAGCGATCGCGAGGGCCACGGAGGCCTCAATAGTTGATCTCCATTCTCAGCCCCCGCGTGTCGATCTCGTCGTCGCCGACACGTTGCGTGCTATCGCGCGCCGCGACCGCGCAGGCGCAGGCATCGATGAGATCATCGCGGCCGATACCGGTGCGGTAGCGAAGCGCCAGCCATTTCGGCAGGCGCGTGAATCCGCGCCGCTCCAGGAGCGCGATGCGCTGTTCGCGGCCTTGCGCCGATGTCTTCTTCGCAAGATGGACTTGTCCTGCCAGATTCCAGAAAATCAATTCCGGATGGGCTTCGCCGATGCTGGCTTGCCGCGCCTGCGTCATGGCATCGTCGACCTCCTTGAGCTTGTCCCTGATGTTCCAGAGCTGCGCGGATATGCCCCTGCCCTCGCCCTCGCGCGCCCAATAATGGCGATTGGCCGCAGCCATATCCGGAAACGTCCAGAGGTCGCGGCGCGCGCCGAGAAATACGGCAGGCCCGATCAATTCGCGTGCACGCAGATCGCAAGCGCGATAGCCGCTCGGATTCAAACCGATCGGCATGTCGATCATTGCGCGCGCATGCGGCATCACGAGCAGGCGCGTCAGGCCCGGTGAATAATCGAAGCCGTGATCGCCGCGCTCATCGATCCAGGCCGCGACCCAGCCGAAGCGAAATCCATCAAGGCCGAGATAGGTTGGCACGTCGTGCGTCCGTCATTTCCAATTTCTCACGCGCGCCGCTTGACGCCCGCAAGTTGCGGGCGTATGTCCCGCGCCCTCGCGATCACTTCCGTTCGCGAAAACAGTGAACCCAGTGATGAAGCACAGCTACGAAAGATTTGCGCGACTGTCGAATGGCCTGCGGCCAATCGATTGCGCATGCCCGGCTCATGGGAGCGATCTTGCCTGACCGCAAGATCGACAGTCCGCTTCTCACGGACCCTCCCGAGCCTGCCGCTCCGGAGGGTTTTTTGTTGCCCGCCGCGCGGCCCATTCAGACATCCCGGCAATGGCCGGAACCGGAGACCCCGGATCCCGGGGCTCGCGCAAACGATGCGCGTGCCAAACCGCCTGGACTCGCGTCAACGGCTTCTCTGAGGCGCCACGGTTGCGTGGATCGCTGCGTCGGAGACGGCGTTTAATTGATGCGCAACGACAACGACCCCGGACGCGGGACTGCGCCCCGGGGGCCAAGCAGGACTCAAGACCATGCGACGATCCGATCCCTACATGGAACGCGCCCGCGAGCTCTGCCTCGCCGCCGGCATCGATCCCGACTCGCGCGTCGGCGAAGGACGCGGCCAGCCGGCCTGGTGCTCGTACCGGGACGCCGCGCGCAAGGAGCATCTCGCCCGCGAAGCCAACACCGCCGCGAGCGAGATCGCGAACCTGCGTCCGCAGGACGCGCGCTTCCGGAATGCGCCGCTGAAGATCTTCGGCCCGCATGAGGAGGCGACCGTGGCGCAGATGCGCAACTGCATGGCGGTCGGCAATGTCGTATCCGGCGTGATCTGCGCCGACGGCCATCTCGGCTATGCCCAGCCGGTCGGCGGGGTCATCGCCTACGAGAAGCAGATCAGCATCTCCGGCGTCGGCTTCGACATCGGCTGCGGCAACATGGCCGCAAAGCTCGACACGCGCTTCGACGACATCGCCAACATCGTGCCCACGATCATCCGCGACGTCGCCAAGACGATCTCGTTCGGTGTCGGCCGCGCCAATGCCGAGCGGGCCGAGCACGAGCTGTTCGACGACGGCGATGCCTGGCGCGAGAGCGACATGGAGGCCTACCGTCAGAAAGCGATGAGCCAGCTCGGCACGGTCGGATCGGGCAACCACTATGTCGACCTCATGCGCGACGAGGAAGGCTTTGTCTGGATCGGCGTCCATTTCGGAAGCCGCGGCCTCGGACACACCTCCGCGACGCGCTACCTCAAGGCCGCCGGCGGCAAGGATGGCATGAACGTCCCGCCCGCCGTGATCGACGAGGAGTCCGAGCTCGGCCGCCGCTACATCGCGGCGATGCATCTCGCCGGGCGTTACGCCTATGCGGGTCGCGAGTGGGTCGTCGAGCGGGTCCGCCAGATCATCGGCGGCAGCGTGATCGAGAGCGTGCACAACCACCACAATTACGCCTGGCGTGAGACCCACGAGGGCAAGGATCTGTGGGTGGTGCGCAAGGGCGCGACGCCGGCGTTTCCCGGCCAGAAGGGATTCGTCGGCGGCTCGATGGGCGACGATGCCGTCATCCTCGAAGGCGTCGACAGTCCGGAGGCCAAGGCTTCGCTGTACTCGACCGTGCACGGCGCCGGCCGCCTGTTCGGACGACGGGAGGCGAAGCGGCGCTTCTCGCGCGCGGAAATGGACCGATGGCTGAGCGAGCGCGGCGTCACCCTCGTTGGTGCCGACCTCGACGAGAGCCCGATGGCCTATCGCCGCCTGCCGGACGTGCTGGCGCAGCACGCCGGCACCGTGCGGGTGCTGCACACGCTGCGGCCGTTCGCCGTCGCCATGGCCGGCGAAGGCGAGTTCGATCCGTGGAAGGACTGACGCAAACAGCGAGTGGGAGGTAGGCCCCCCACTCGCAGCATTTTTGTGTCTTGTCCGGTGACGCGCGAACAGGCTTTGCGCCGTGTCTCATCTCGTCAGATATTCGCGCATCAGGGCGCGGGCGCGATGCAGACGGGCCTTCACGGTCTGCCTGGAGGCCCCGAGCGCGACGGCGATCTCGTCGATGGTCATCTCCTTGACGTCGCGCATCAGGGCGACGTCGCGATAGTGCGGCGGCAGCGCCTCGAAGGCGGCGGCCACATCGAGCCGCAGATCGGCTTCCGGGCGAGCCAGCAGTGCCGCCTCCGCCTCGCCGTCGTCGATCGCCGGCGCAAGGCCTGCCTTGCGCGCGAGCCGCAGGCATTCGCGGCGGACCACACTGAACAGCCAGGCCGAAAACGCCAGCAGCGAGCGGATCGTCCCGACATGCCGGAACAGGATCCACATCGCTTCCTGCGTCGCATCCTCGGCATCCGCCGAGCTGCGGCAGGTCGCCCGCGCATAGCGGCGGATGTCGGGCTGTGCCGTCTCCAGCAGAGACGCGATCGCCTGGGGGTCTCCGAGCCGCGCGGCCTCGAACAAATTTGGCGAGATCGCAGCCGCGCTCACGATGCACCTCCCTTGCCGATGCCGGCCACCGCGCACATCGGGCAATAGCCGACGAGGCCGGTCACTGCTAAGCCCGCTCCGCCGAGCGCGACCAGCCACGCCGCGGTGCCGACTAGATAGACGAACGCTGCGACCGCGACTGCGACACCCAAGACGATCCGCACCGCCTGATGCGGGCCGCCGATGTTTTTCCTGTAGAATCCCATCACATCCTCCGACATGGCCGAGACTGATCGTCTCGACCATCAAGAGGGCGCGATCCCCAAAAAGGATTCGCAGTGTCGGGAGATTTTTTCGCGGTCAGCCTCCGGCCGCCTGATAAGCCAGGCGCTTGAACTCGAAGAAGAACGGATTCCAGAAGCCCATGTAGCGCTGGGTCATCAGCACGCCGGCGGTGTTGGCCTCAGGGCAGATCCACCAATGTGTGCCGGCAAGCCCGCCCCACTGGAATTCACCAATCGAATTCGGGGGATCGAAAGGCGTCGGCGCGAAGGTGACGGCACCGCCGAGGCCAAAGCCCTTGCCGGGGATCGGCCCGAGATTGGCGAAGCGTATGGTCTGGCCGGCGGGCAGTTGGTTCGTCATCATCTGCCGCAGCGTCTCCGGCTTCAGCAGCGCATCCGAACCGGGCAGCAGCGCGCGCACCAGCGCCAGCATGTCGGCCAGGGTCGAGACCAGACCGCCGCCGCCGGACAACCGCGGCAACGGCCGCCGATAGGCCTGAGGATAAGGCAGATGATCGGCCCGCGTGAGGCCAGGCTCCATCGGATCGAGCACATCAGCGCCGCTATAGAGTGCGACCAGCCTGCCCTGCTGCGCTTCCGGCACGTGGAAGCCGGTATCGATCATCCCGAGCGGATCGAAGATGCGGGCCTTGAGCAAGGCGTCGAGCGGCTGGCCGGAGACGACCTCGACGACATGGCCGAGCACGTCGGTCGCCACCGAATATTCCCAGCCGGTGCCGGGATGATAGGACAACGGCAGATCGGCAAGCCGGTCGATCATGTCGGCGAGCGGCGTCAGCGGGTTGAGCACGCGCGCCTCGTTGTAGCCTTTGAACAGCACCGTGCCGGGATCGAAGATGCCGTAGCTGAGCCCGGACGTGTGGGTCAGCAGCTGGCGGATCGTGATCGCGCTCCTCGCCGGCTCGACATCGCCAAGGCTCGCAGCGCCCGGCTTCAACACCATGCGATGGCCGAGCTGCGGCAGGAATTTCTCGACGGCATCATCGAGCCCGACGCGGCCTTCCTCGACCAGCAGCATGATGGCGCAGGTGATGAAGATCTTGGTGTTGGAGAAGGCGCGGAAGATGTGGTCGGGCCGCAGCGCA from Bradyrhizobium zhanjiangense includes these protein-coding regions:
- a CDS encoding RtcB family protein, which codes for MRRSDPYMERARELCLAAGIDPDSRVGEGRGQPAWCSYRDAARKEHLAREANTAASEIANLRPQDARFRNAPLKIFGPHEEATVAQMRNCMAVGNVVSGVICADGHLGYAQPVGGVIAYEKQISISGVGFDIGCGNMAAKLDTRFDDIANIVPTIIRDVAKTISFGVGRANAERAEHELFDDGDAWRESDMEAYRQKAMSQLGTVGSGNHYVDLMRDEEGFVWIGVHFGSRGLGHTSATRYLKAAGGKDGMNVPPAVIDEESELGRRYIAAMHLAGRYAYAGREWVVERVRQIIGGSVIESVHNHHNYAWRETHEGKDLWVVRKGATPAFPGQKGFVGGSMGDDAVILEGVDSPEAKASLYSTVHGAGRLFGRREAKRRFSRAEMDRWLSERGVTLVGADLDESPMAYRRLPDVLAQHAGTVRVLHTLRPFAVAMAGEGEFDPWKD
- a CDS encoding glutathione S-transferase family protein codes for the protein MSALSAFPITKRWPAKHPELLQLYSLPTPNGVKVSIMLEEIGLPYEVHLVDFGKDDQKTTEFLSLNPNGKIPAILDPNGPGGRPLPLFESGAILQYLAEKTGKLLPEDAARRYQAIQWVHFQMGGIGPMFGQVGFFHKFAGREFEDKRPLERYVDESKRLLGVMEAHLAGRQWFMDDDYTIADISMLGWVRNLIGFYGAGDLVAFSQFKSVGAWLERGLARPAVQRGLNIPKRP
- a CDS encoding serine hydrolase domain-containing protein, with protein sequence MDARTPDFSAARTAMQRYVDQEIIPGASWAVLRGRDVVDQQCVGFADREGSTALRPDHIFRAFSNTKIFITCAIMLLVEEGRVGLDDAVEKFLPQLGHRMVLKPGAASLGDVEPARSAITIRQLLTHTSGLSYGIFDPGTVLFKGYNEARVLNPLTPLADMIDRLADLPLSYHPGTGWEYSVATDVLGHVVEVVSGQPLDALLKARIFDPLGMIDTGFHVPEAQQGRLVALYSGADVLDPMEPGLTRADHLPYPQAYRRPLPRLSGGGGLVSTLADMLALVRALLPGSDALLKPETLRQMMTNQLPAGQTIRFANLGPIPGKGFGLGGAVTFAPTPFDPPNSIGEFQWGGLAGTHWWICPEANTAGVLMTQRYMGFWNPFFFEFKRLAYQAAGG
- a CDS encoding YgaP family membrane protein produces the protein MGFYRKNIGGPHQAVRIVLGVAVAVAAFVYLVGTAAWLVALGGAGLAVTGLVGYCPMCAVAGIGKGGAS
- a CDS encoding DUF429 domain-containing protein, encoding MPTYLGLDGFRFGWVAAWIDERGDHGFDYSPGLTRLLVMPHARAMIDMPIGLNPSGYRACDLRARELIGPAVFLGARRDLWTFPDMAAANRHYWAREGEGRGISAQLWNIRDKLKEVDDAMTQARQASIGEAHPELIFWNLAGQVHLAKKTSAQGREQRIALLERRGFTRLPKWLALRYRTGIGRDDLIDACACAVAARDSTQRVGDDEIDTRGLRMEINY
- a CDS encoding RNA polymerase sigma factor, translating into MSAAAISPNLFEAARLGDPQAIASLLETAQPDIRRYARATCRSSADAEDATQEAMWILFRHVGTIRSLLAFSAWLFSVVRRECLRLARKAGLAPAIDDGEAEAALLARPEADLRLDVAAAFEALPPHYRDVALMRDVKEMTIDEIAVALGASRQTVKARLHRARALMREYLTR